CGCAGGCAGTAACGCCATCCTGAATTTCAGGAACTGATCCTTATCCATCCCATCCACCATAATATCAAAAGAAGATACAAGTGCGGTGAAATAAGCGTTGATGCGTTTCAGGCGCGTGGCAAAAAACTCCGGTGTGAGCTGTGGATGCTGACTGATCTGCTTACACTCATGCAACACGAGTTTAAAATGCAACTCGGTGATCTGGTGGTACATGATGAAGATTTCCTCATCGGGATAAGATGTTTTAGGCTGCTGCAAACTTAACAGGGTATCCAGGTGGATATAATCCCAATAGGTTAAATAGTCTGCATACAACAGGCCGTCCAGGTAAGCCAGGATATCCTGCCCCATGGCTGCGTACTTTTCCTGTAGGCGCAGCAACCTGTCTTTGATCTCAGGTGTGATTTCCATTTGTTAGTTTTTGATAATGCGACCGCTGATGGCCGTGGCGAAATAAATGGTTGGAAGTTGTACCCCAAACCGGAAGTTTGTGGCAACATTTAAGAACAGCGAAGTGCTGCCCGCATAAAGAAGAATGCTAGGAAGGCCGGTTGATGATATTTTTGTAGAGACTCTTCATCGGCTGTAATGGAAAGCAAAACAACCAAAATTTGTTCAATTAGCCAAATTTTGCCTGTGCCCGCTGTATAGTTATACTTAACTAATAAGCAGTTATAACCGCTTTCTTACTCGTTTCTTATTAGATTTTAACCTACCTGTCAAGCTTCTGTCAAATGCGATATTTTAACAGTTTCAAACGCATGTTTAATACCGGGTGATCTATCTTCGTTTTGTGATGACGGCTTTTTTCAGACATAGATTCGTTACTATTTTGATCAGTGCGATACTGTTTTTAGGCTTCGGCTTAAAGGCCAGTGTGTCCGTTGCCGGCAAATACAAATGTTCCAACATCTCTATGGAAATGGAAAGCAAGTCTTCTGCAGAAGAAGGAAAAAATTCCAAAGAGGACAAGTCGGGACGCTCATCCAAAAAGATGTGTTACTTTGATGTACCCAACCTGCATCAATTAGCGTATAACCCTACGACCTCTGAAGCACACAACAGGGTCTATTTACTCGCCATTATCTCTGAACCCTACCTTTCTATTCCTATAGAACCTCCGGAAATGGCCTAAAGCATACCATAGCCGGACGCCCGTTCCGGTGGGCCTTTAATGAAAAATATTGCAGTTACTTTTTAATGTCCAATCGTGGGTAAAAAACATGACACGCCAGCCTTGAGGCCGTGGCAAAGACTTGTAGGCATTCTACATTACGAACGAAAAACCATCAATTATATATTTCTCTATGCCGTATTGATCGGTTTATTGGGGCTTACGCTGCCGCTGGGCACTACGGCCATCTTTAACCTGTTAAGCAACGGGTCGATGTACAGCTCTACTTATATACTGATTGGGGTGGTGTTATTCGGCATCCTCATCGGCGGACTGCTGCTCATTGGCCAGTTAACATTGGTCGAGCTGGTGGAACAGAAAGTATTTGCGCGTACGTCGCTGGAATTCGCGTACCGTTTACCGAGGATCAAAAAATCGGAGTTGACGGGTGAGTACCCGCCGGAACTGGTGAACCGTTTCTTTGATATTCTTACTATCCAGAAGGGTTTGACGAAACTGGTGGTAGAAATCGTTTCCGCCGCGGTGCTGATCTTTTTCAGTGCGATCCTTTTATCCTTCTATCATCCTGTATATATGGTGTTTGGGGTGTTTACCGCGATGGTGTTGACGGGCGTGATTGCGCTTTATTACCGGGAAGCGGTGAAAACGAGCATTGAAGAATCTGGGCGAAAATACCAGGTGGTAGCCTACCTTGAGGATGTAGCGGCTAACCTGGATGAGTATCGTGGCGACAAAGCAAAGATGGTGGAGGCCTTACAGCAAACGGACGACATCGCGTCGAAA
This genomic interval from Chitinophaga horti contains the following:
- a CDS encoding ABC transporter transmembrane domain-containing protein → MRPWQRLVGILHYERKTINYIFLYAVLIGLLGLTLPLGTTAIFNLLSNGSMYSSTYILIGVVLFGILIGGLLLIGQLTLVELVEQKVFARTSLEFAYRLPRIKKSELTGEYPPELVNRFFDILTIQKGLTKLVVEIVSAAVLIFFSAILLSFYHPVYMVFGVFTAMVLTGVIALYYREAVKTSIEESGRKYQVVAYLEDVAANLDEYRGDKAKMVEALQQTDDIASKYIRARNSHFRVLRKFFASSILIRAILMGALLVMGSFFVVERQMTFGQFVAAEVIVVQISYAVEKVMTGMSTIFDMVTSAEKLAVITDMELQEEEVQHG